The genomic segment GGTCAGCTCGGAGAAGAACCCGCGGGGCATGGCGTTGAGCTTCTCGGGACGGTCGAGGACCAGCCACGCGGTGCTCCCGCGGATCTCCGTCGTCAGCATGCGTGGCACGATACCTGGCCCGCAGAACCGCGGTCAACCAACCGCTCGTTTGGTACGGTTCGCGCCTCGCACTGCAGAACCCAAGGAGCCCCAACCCGTGTCCACCGTTGCCCTGAACCCCCGCGCCACCGCCGCCGGCGTCCTCGCCGACATCCTGCCCGGCACCCGTGTCCGCGACGCGCTGCTCGTCGCCTCGGGGGCGGGCCTGACCGCGCTAGGCGCGCAGATCTCGATCCCCGTCCCGCCCTCCCCCGTCCCGATCACCGGCCAGACACTGGCCGTCGTGATCGCCGGCGCCGCGCTGGGCGCGCGCCGCGGGATCGCCTCTCAGCTGCTCTACGTCCTGCTGGGCCTCCTGCTGCCGGTCTACGCCGACGGCGCCAGCGGCGCGCACGTGGTCTGGGGCAGCTCGGGCGGCTACCTCGTCGGCTTCGTCGTGGCCGCCGGCCTGATCGGCCTGGCCGCCGAGCACGGCGCCGACCGCCGCCCGCTGCTCGCGGCCCTCACGTTCGCCGCCGGCCAGCTCGCGGTCTTCGCGATCGGCGTGCCGTGGCTGAAGGTCGCCGCCGACCTCTCGTGGGGCGACGCCATCCACTACGGCTTCACGGTGTTCATCTTCGGCGGCATCGTCAAGGCGGTGCTGGCCGGCGTCGTGACCCCGAGCGCCTGGCGCCTGGCGCGCCGGGTCGACGGGCGGGGCTGAGCCATGGCCACCGCCATGGAGACCCTGCGCGTCGAGCGCCGCGACGACGGCACCGCGCTGGTGACGATCGCCCGGCCCGCGAAGCTCAACGCGATGAACCACGCGTTCTTCCACGAGATCCGTGCGCTCATGGCCGAGCTCGACGACGACGACGGGGTCTCCGTGGCGGTGATCACCGGCGAGGGCCGGGCGTTCTCAGCCGGCGGCGACCTCGAGGACTTCCACCGCGTGACGGACACGCCGAGCGCGCGCCGGCAGGTCCGGCTGGCGATCGAGTCCTTCCTGGCCGTCGAGCGCGCGGAGACCGTCGTCATCGGCGCGGTCAACGGGATCGCCTACGGCGGCGGCACGGAGCTGACCCTGGCCTGCGATCTCGCGTTCGCCGCGCAGGACGCCCGCTTCGCCTTCCGCGAGATCACGCTCGGCCTCATGCCCGGCTACGGCCTCGTCCGCGGCCCCGAGATCATCGGCCGCGACTGGACGCACCGCATGGCGCTGACCGGCGACATCCTCGACGCCGACCAGGCCCGGGCGATCGGCCTGGTCCAGGAGGTCCACCCGCCCGGGGACCTGGTCGACGCCGCGCTGGCCATCGGCGCGCGCATGGCCGCCCACCCGCAGGTCGCCCTGCGGGCGACCAAGCGCTTCGTCAACCGCCACAGCCCGGCCGGGATCGCCGAGACCATCGAGGCCACCGCGCTGCTCATGGCCGGCCCGGAGCGCGTCGAGCGCGTTCGCGCGCTCGTCTCGCGCTGAGCGGGCGGGCGGACGCTCAGCGCGAGCGGACGGGCTCGAAGACCAGCACGCCGGGCCGGTCCACCCCGGCCTCGGCGAGCTTGTGCTTCTGGACCTTCTCGCTCGGGCTCTTGGGCAGCTCGGGCAGCAGCTCGAGGTAGCGGGGGACCATGTAGCGCGGCAGCTGCTCGGTCAGCCACGCGTGGTAGGCGGCCGGGTCGAGGTCGGCCACGCAGCTGACCACGTCGAGCTTGACCTCGTGCTCGCCGAACTCGCCGGGCACGCCGTAGGCCGCGGCCTCGACGATCGCCTCGTGGCCCGAGGCGATGAACTCCAGCTCGGCGGCGGAGATGTTCTCGCCGCGGCGGCGGATGCGGTCCTGCACGCGCCCGCGGTAGTGGACCCGGCCCTCCTCGTCGATGATGCCGACGTCGCCCGTGTGGAACATGAAGTTGCGGAACGCCTCGACGGTCGCCTCGGGGTTCTTGTAGTAGCCGCGCGCCATCGCGTCGGGCAGCCGCGGGCGGTAGACCAGCTGACCGAGCTCGCCGGGCCCCAGCAGCCGGTCGTGCTCGTCGACGACCCCGTAGTCCATGAACGCGGCGGCGTGGCCGACGGTGTCGTAGGGCACGCCCTCCTCCATCGTGTGCGACATGGGGTGCGGGTAGACCTCGGTCATCCCGTACCCCTGCCAGAGGATCTTCGTGCGGAAGCGCTCCTCGAACTCCTCGCCGCCGGGCGGGAAGGGCAGGCAGAACAGCTTGGCCAGGCGGTGCTCGGGCGCCTCGGGCACCGTCTTGAGCAGGATGGCGGCCAGCGGCCCGAGCAGGATCGCGAAGGTCGCGCCGTCGCGGGCGATCTCGTCCCAGTACGTGCGGGCCGAGAACTTGGTCTTGAGCACACCGCGGCAGCCGGCGTGCAGCGCCGAATTGGAGACGATGTGGATCGCAGCTACGTGGAAGAGCGGCAGCGGCGTGGAGAGGACGTCGTCCTCGGTGTGCTCCTGGGCATCGCTGACCAGGGCCGAGTACAGATAGAAGAAGTGATGCGGGTAGACGACGCCCTTCGAGTTGCCGGTCGTGCCCGAGGTGAACTGGATCATCGCCACCTCGGAGGAGTCGGGCAGCTCGCGGACCGGCTCGGTGGAGCGGCCCTCGATCCAGGCGTCGAAGGCCACGACCCGCCGTCCGCCCACCTGCGCCGGGAGCGCGCCGGGGTCGGCGCCCGCGGCGACGATGAGCTCGACCGCCCCGAGGTCGTCGAGCTCGCCCAGGCGGTCGAGCAGGTCGGCGCGCGCGACGAGCACGCTGATCTCGGCCTGGCCGATGACGCGCTCCAACAGGACCCCCCGGGCGTCGGCGTTCAGCGGCACGGCGACGCCGCCGGAGGCCATCGCGCCGTACAGCGCCGGGAAGAACTCCACCTGGTTGCGCAGGAAGATGCCGACGTGGACGGGGTCGCCGAGATCGGTGTGCAGCGCCTGGGCGACCTGGTGGACGCGGTCCTGCGCGGCGCCGAAGGTCAGCTCGACGGGTGCGCCGTCCTCACCGTCGAAGACGAGCCAGGTGCGGTCGGGATGCTCCTGGGCCCGCGCGCGCAGGACGTGCAGCATCGTGCGCTCCGGCAGCGGGAACCGCGTCGCGTAGCGCCCGAGCCCGGCCCCCTTGCCCTGCAGCAGCTCGCCCATGGTCAGCGGCTCCCGACGACGGCCTGGTAGGCCGCGGCCTCTTCGGGGTCGGCCGGACCGAGGGCCATCGTCGCCCCGAAGAGCTGGCCGGCGATCGCCACGAAGCAGACGAAGGCCACGAGCTCGACGATCTCTTCCTCGCTGAACTCCTCGCGCAGCACGTCGAACTGGGCGTCGGAGATCTGGGTCGGGTCGTCGGCGATGAGCCGCGCGAAGGCGACGGCCAGCGACTCCCGCGCGTCGTCGGGATTGGGCCGGTACTCGCCCAGCGACTGGCAGTACTCGCAGCCGACCTCGCCGGCGGTGGCGCGCCGGACCGCCTCCTTGAGCGCGGGCGAGAGCTCCCCGTGGAAGCGCGTGGCCGCGTCGAGGCGCCCGAAGGCCGTGAGGATCTCGGGCCGTCGTCCGAGGACCCGGGCCAGCAGGCTGGTCTGGACGGCGTTGCCCTCGAGCGCGGCGGGGGTGATGCGCGACATCGTTCTCTCTCTCCTGTCGGACGACCGTAGCGAACCTACCAAGTGTTTGGTTGTCGCGCCAGGGCACCGGCCCGCCGGGCCTCAGGGCTGCAGGTGCTCGCCCTGCGCGGTCAGCCCGAACGGATCGCGCCCCGCGCGCTGGAACCACAGGTGCAGGCTCTTGGGCGCGCGGAAGTAGACCGTCTCATAGTGCGTGAAGTCGTTGCGACCGGGCGCGGCACGGATGTCCTGCAGGCGCGTGAACAGCTGCTCGAACGCGACGCGCCCCTCGAGCCGCGCGAGCGGGGCGCCGAGGCAGAAGTGGGCGCCGTGGCCCCACCCGACGTGCTTGGCGACGTTCGGGCGCCCGATGTCGAAGTCGTCGGGGCACGGGAAGCGCGCGGGGTCGCGGTTGGCCGCCGCGTAGACGATGAGCAGGCATGCGCCCTTCGGGATGTCGACGCCGCCGAGCGTCGTGTCCTGCGTCGCGTAGCGGGGCTGCCACTGGGCCGCGGTCTCCAGGCGCAGCGCCTCCTCGAGCATCCGCGGGATGCGCGCGAAGTCCTCGCGCACCGCCGCGAGCGCCTCGGGGTGGCGGACGAGCAGCGACATGGCGCTGGCGAAGAGGTGCCCGGACGTCGTCAGGCCGCCGGCGAGCATGACGTTGCTCTCCACGGCCAGGTAGTCGACGTTGGGCTCGCCGCCGGTGGCCGCCGTGTGGTTGCGCACCAGCTCGCTGATCATGTCGTCGCCAGGGTGGGCGATGCGGTCCAGGACCTGCTCGCGCAGGTACTGCACCGCCACCGCGCCGTTGGCGTCCTGGATGGCCTGACGCTCGGGCGGGTGGTAGCGGATGCCCTGCGCCTCGAACGGGCCCAGGAGGCGCTCGAGCCAGCTCGCATCCTCCCGGGGCAGCCCCATGAGCGCCGAGGTCACCCACAGCGACAGCGGATTGGCGAAGGCGGTGCAGAACTCCACCTCACCCTTGTCGATGAACCCGTCGATGAGCTCGTCGACGATCCCGCGCACGACCGTCTCGTAGGCGTTGATCTTGGCCGGCGTGAACGAGCGCTGGGCGATCTTGCGCACCGCGCCGTGCTCTGGCGGATCCTGGGCGATCATCGTCTCGCTCCAGCCCGGCGACCACGGGACGTCGTGCGGCGTGCTCGAGAACAGCTCGGGGTGCGAGGTGACGTAGACGAGGTCCTCGTGGCGGGTGACGAGGTACTCGTCGTCGCGCCCGGGCACGTGGTAGACCGGGTGCTCCTCGCGCAGCTGCTCGAAGAGCGGGAAGGGGCACTCCGCGTGCTGCATCGCGGGGTAGACCGGGGCTTCGCTGGTGTGGACGGACACGCTGGCTCTCCTCGTCGCACCTCGGGTGGGGCGCCGACGCTAACGCGGCCGGACGATCGCTGTCAAACGATCGATCGGTTGGCGTCCGGACGCAGGCCGGACGATCGGGAGCATCGGAATCTACCAATCGCTTGGTGACTCGGATACGTTGCGCACATGAGTGAGCAGGAGCGTCACGCCCAGGCCCTGACCGCCTACTTCGACGGCATCAACGGGGAGGACTACGAGGCCGTGGCGGCCCTGTTCGCCGCCGACGGCGAGCTCATCGCCCCGGGGACCGAGCCGCGCCGCGGTCCGGCGGCCATCGCGGAGTACTTCGCCGCGGCCCTGGCCCCCTACCCCGAGCACGTCGACGACCCCACCCGCTTCATCCACGCCGGGGACACGGTCACCGTCGAGATCACGTTCACCGGCCGGATGGCCTCGGGCGCACCGATGAACTTCGACGCCGTCGACGTGTTCGACTTCGACGAGCAGGGCCTCATCCGCCGGCTGTCGTCCTGGTACGACTCCCACGGCGTCCGCGCCCAGCTGCGTCGCGCCCGCGAGCAGGACACGGCCTGATGGCTGTCGCCCGCGCGGACACCGACCGCCCGCGCCGGCGCGACGTCGAGGTACTGGCCGCGGCGACCAAGGTGTTCTACGAGCGTGGGTACGCGGACGCGACGGTGCAGGACGTCGCCGACGAGCTCGGCATCCTCAAGGGCAGCCTCTACTACTACATCAAGACGAAGGAGGACCTCCTCTTCCGCCTGCTCGACGAGGCCCACGAGCACGTCGAGACGGTCCGGCGCGAGGCGGCGGTCCGCGACGACCTCCCGCCTCTGGAGAAGCTCACCCGCTACGTCCGCGGCCAGGTCGCCTACAGCGTGGCCAACCTCCCGCGGGTGGCGATCTACTACCAGGACGTCGACCGGCTCAGCGCCCCCCGGCTGCGCGACATCCACCGCCGCCGCAAGGCCCACGAGGTGTGGGTGGTCGACCTCATCCGGCTCGCGCAGGAGCGCGGGGAGGTCGGCGCCGACCTCGATCCCGAGCTGCTGGCCAACTGCATGTTCGGCGCGTTGATCTGGCTCTACCGCTGGCACCGGCCCGACAGTGGCAAGGCGCCCGAGGACGTCGTGGACCACGTCACGCGCTACGCCCTGGCCGGGATCACGGGAGCGGCCGTCCCGAGGCCGGGGGGCTGAGGCCGTGACCGCGCAGGGCCGGCGCGTCGCGGTCGTCACCGGCGCTGGGCAGGGCATCGGCCGTGGGATCGCTGCCACGCTGGTGGCCCGGGGCCTGCGCGTCGCCGTCGTCGACCGCCATCCCGATCGTGCGCAGGCGACGGCCGCGGCGCTCGGGCCGGCCGCGGTGCCCGTCGCCGCCGACCTGCTCGACGAGCACGCGGTGGCGGCCATGGCCGCCACGGTGCTCGAGGCGCTCGGCCGCTGGGACGTGCTGGTCAACAACGCCGGCGCGCTGCGGCTGGGCTCGATCGGCGCCACGACCGTGGCCGACTGGGACGCGGTCTTCGACGGCTGCGTCAAGACCGCCTGGCTGTGCACGCGCGCGGCGGCGGGACCCCTCGCCGCCTCGGGAGAGGGCAGGATCATCAACGTCAGCTCCGTCGTGGCGCGCGGCGCCGCGTCGGAGAACCTGATCGCCTACACCGCAGCCAAGGGCGCGGTCGAGGCGCTGACGGTGGCCTGCGCACGCGAGCTCGGCGCCTCCGGGATCACGGTCAATGCCGTGTGCCCGGGGTCGATCGAGACGCCGGCGTGGGACCGCTTCCCCGACCCCGACGGCCTGCGCCGCGCGCGGGCCGCGGTCGCCGCGGTGGGCCGGATCGGACGGCCCGAGGAGATCGGCGCCGCCGTGGCCTACCTGGCCTCGCCCGAGGCCGGCTTCGTGACCGGCCAGGTGCTCGTCGTCGACGGCGGTCGCACCGACAAGCTGTGAGCCGCCCACCCACCGAACCGGAGGACCCCGTGCCCCCCGAGCCCCAGGTCGTCCAGCTCGCGCTGTGCACGAGCGACCCGATCGCCACCGTGCGCCGCTACACCGAGGCGCTCGGCTTCGCCGACGCCGGCGGCAACCTCTTCTGGGGCGAGCGCATCAGCGTCCTGCAGGACCTCGACGAGCCCGACGCCGCCTGTCTCGTATGGTGGCTGGTAGGCCGACAGGACTTCGTCCAGCTCGAGCTCTTCCAGCACTCGCGCCCGCCGCAGCGCCCGCAGGATCCCGGCCGGCGGCCCAGCGACCACGGCTGGACGCGGTTCGGGATCGCCGTGCCGGACTTCGACGCGGCCCTGGCGGGCATGCGCTCCAGTGGCCTGGAGCCCATCACCGAGCCGATGCTCGCCGGGGGGCTGCGCCGGGTCGCGTTCCACGACCCCGAGCTGGCCGTGGTCGTCGAGCTCATGGAGGAGGGCGTCGCGCTGCCCGGCGGCGTGCGCCCCCGCTTCTACGACCTGGCGCCGGCGCTCGTCTCGGCCACGCTCTCGGTGGCCGATCTGGACCGGGCGCGCACGTTCCTGGTCGAGACGCTGGGCCTGGTGCCCGTCCCCGACGTCGTGCTGCACGGCCCCCAGCACGAGGCGCTCTGGGGCCTGGCGGGAGCCCGCCGCGAGGCGTTCGTCGTCCGTGGCGGCGACGTGTTCCTCGAGGTCGTCCGCTACGACGAGCCGGCCGGACGGGCGCCGGACCCGGGCCGGCGCCTCAGCGACCAGGGGATCATGAACGTGGCGGTCGGCTTCCGGGAACGGCCCGCGCTCGACGACCTGTACGCGCGGATCGTCGCCGCGGGCCATGTCGTCGCCGACCCGCTCCCGCCGCCGCCGGCCGGCGGGACCTACCTGCACGACGACCAGGGCACGTCCTGGGAGATCCTCGGCCTCCCGCGCGAATTCGACGCCCAGTACGGCTTCGTGCCCGTCCCCGGCTGGCAGGTGCAGCCGCGCTGGCCCCAGCCGGCCGTACCGCCGGCCGCGGGCTGAGACGGCGTCAGAGCCCCGCGCGCCGGGCGGCATGCTCGGCCAGCAGTACGACGCCCGGGGCGAATGCCGCGAGGTAGGCGTC from the Baekduia soli genome contains:
- a CDS encoding biotin transporter BioY; the encoded protein is MSTVALNPRATAAGVLADILPGTRVRDALLVASGAGLTALGAQISIPVPPSPVPITGQTLAVVIAGAALGARRGIASQLLYVLLGLLLPVYADGASGAHVVWGSSGGYLVGFVVAAGLIGLAAEHGADRRPLLAALTFAAGQLAVFAIGVPWLKVAADLSWGDAIHYGFTVFIFGGIVKAVLAGVVTPSAWRLARRVDGRG
- a CDS encoding enoyl-CoA hydratase/isomerase family protein yields the protein MATAMETLRVERRDDGTALVTIARPAKLNAMNHAFFHEIRALMAELDDDDGVSVAVITGEGRAFSAGGDLEDFHRVTDTPSARRQVRLAIESFLAVERAETVVIGAVNGIAYGGGTELTLACDLAFAAQDARFAFREITLGLMPGYGLVRGPEIIGRDWTHRMALTGDILDADQARAIGLVQEVHPPGDLVDAALAIGARMAAHPQVALRATKRFVNRHSPAGIAETIEATALLMAGPERVERVRALVSR
- a CDS encoding AMP-binding protein; translation: MGELLQGKGAGLGRYATRFPLPERTMLHVLRARAQEHPDRTWLVFDGEDGAPVELTFGAAQDRVHQVAQALHTDLGDPVHVGIFLRNQVEFFPALYGAMASGGVAVPLNADARGVLLERVIGQAEISVLVARADLLDRLGELDDLGAVELIVAAGADPGALPAQVGGRRVVAFDAWIEGRSTEPVRELPDSSEVAMIQFTSGTTGNSKGVVYPHHFFYLYSALVSDAQEHTEDDVLSTPLPLFHVAAIHIVSNSALHAGCRGVLKTKFSARTYWDEIARDGATFAILLGPLAAILLKTVPEAPEHRLAKLFCLPFPPGGEEFEERFRTKILWQGYGMTEVYPHPMSHTMEEGVPYDTVGHAAAFMDYGVVDEHDRLLGPGELGQLVYRPRLPDAMARGYYKNPEATVEAFRNFMFHTGDVGIIDEEGRVHYRGRVQDRIRRRGENISAAELEFIASGHEAIVEAAAYGVPGEFGEHEVKLDVVSCVADLDPAAYHAWLTEQLPRYMVPRYLELLPELPKSPSEKVQKHKLAEAGVDRPGVLVFEPVRSR
- a CDS encoding carboxymuconolactone decarboxylase family protein; the protein is MSRITPAALEGNAVQTSLLARVLGRRPEILTAFGRLDAATRFHGELSPALKEAVRRATAGEVGCEYCQSLGEYRPNPDDARESLAVAFARLIADDPTQISDAQFDVLREEFSEEEIVELVAFVCFVAIAGQLFGATMALGPADPEEAAAYQAVVGSR
- a CDS encoding cytochrome P450; amino-acid sequence: MSVHTSEAPVYPAMQHAECPFPLFEQLREEHPVYHVPGRDDEYLVTRHEDLVYVTSHPELFSSTPHDVPWSPGWSETMIAQDPPEHGAVRKIAQRSFTPAKINAYETVVRGIVDELIDGFIDKGEVEFCTAFANPLSLWVTSALMGLPREDASWLERLLGPFEAQGIRYHPPERQAIQDANGAVAVQYLREQVLDRIAHPGDDMISELVRNHTAATGGEPNVDYLAVESNVMLAGGLTTSGHLFASAMSLLVRHPEALAAVREDFARIPRMLEEALRLETAAQWQPRYATQDTTLGGVDIPKGACLLIVYAAANRDPARFPCPDDFDIGRPNVAKHVGWGHGAHFCLGAPLARLEGRVAFEQLFTRLQDIRAAPGRNDFTHYETVYFRAPKSLHLWFQRAGRDPFGLTAQGEHLQP
- a CDS encoding nuclear transport factor 2 family protein — its product is MSEQERHAQALTAYFDGINGEDYEAVAALFAADGELIAPGTEPRRGPAAIAEYFAAALAPYPEHVDDPTRFIHAGDTVTVEITFTGRMASGAPMNFDAVDVFDFDEQGLIRRLSSWYDSHGVRAQLRRAREQDTA
- a CDS encoding TetR/AcrR family transcriptional regulator; amino-acid sequence: MAVARADTDRPRRRDVEVLAAATKVFYERGYADATVQDVADELGILKGSLYYYIKTKEDLLFRLLDEAHEHVETVRREAAVRDDLPPLEKLTRYVRGQVAYSVANLPRVAIYYQDVDRLSAPRLRDIHRRRKAHEVWVVDLIRLAQERGEVGADLDPELLANCMFGALIWLYRWHRPDSGKAPEDVVDHVTRYALAGITGAAVPRPGG
- a CDS encoding SDR family NAD(P)-dependent oxidoreductase; this encodes MTAQGRRVAVVTGAGQGIGRGIAATLVARGLRVAVVDRHPDRAQATAAALGPAAVPVAADLLDEHAVAAMAATVLEALGRWDVLVNNAGALRLGSIGATTVADWDAVFDGCVKTAWLCTRAAAGPLAASGEGRIINVSSVVARGAASENLIAYTAAKGAVEALTVACARELGASGITVNAVCPGSIETPAWDRFPDPDGLRRARAAVAAVGRIGRPEEIGAAVAYLASPEAGFVTGQVLVVDGGRTDKL
- a CDS encoding VOC family protein gives rise to the protein MPPEPQVVQLALCTSDPIATVRRYTEALGFADAGGNLFWGERISVLQDLDEPDAACLVWWLVGRQDFVQLELFQHSRPPQRPQDPGRRPSDHGWTRFGIAVPDFDAALAGMRSSGLEPITEPMLAGGLRRVAFHDPELAVVVELMEEGVALPGGVRPRFYDLAPALVSATLSVADLDRARTFLVETLGLVPVPDVVLHGPQHEALWGLAGARREAFVVRGGDVFLEVVRYDEPAGRAPDPGRRLSDQGIMNVAVGFRERPALDDLYARIVAAGHVVADPLPPPPAGGTYLHDDQGTSWEILGLPREFDAQYGFVPVPGWQVQPRWPQPAVPPAAG